A portion of the Streptomyces coeruleoprunus genome contains these proteins:
- a CDS encoding APC family permease — protein MAQELRRSLGVFDAVVIGLGSMVGAGIFVALGPAAGAAGSGLLLGLALAAVVAYCNAMSSARLAARYPASGGTYVYGRERLGPFWGFLAGWGFVVGKTASCAAMALTVGAYVWPGQAHAVAVAAVVALTAVNYGGIQKSALVTRLIVAVVLAVLAAVVVSSLGSGHAEFARLELGDDASAGGVLEAAGLLFFAFAGYARIATLGEEVRDPERTIPRAVPLALGIALVVYVGVAVSVLSVLGADALGRSVAPLTDAVRAAGADWLVPVVRVGAAVAALGSLLALILGVSRTTLAMARDGHLPGTLAAVHPRFQVPHHAELAVGAVVAIVAATADVRGAIGFSSFGVLVYYAIANASAWTLDSRSRWSVRVVAVVGLAGCLVLAFSLPVSSVLAGAAVLAAGAVLYAVRARA, from the coding sequence ATGGCACAGGAACTACGACGGTCGCTCGGGGTGTTCGACGCGGTCGTGATCGGGCTGGGTTCGATGGTGGGCGCCGGCATCTTCGTCGCGCTCGGGCCGGCCGCCGGGGCCGCGGGGAGCGGGCTGTTGCTCGGTCTCGCGCTGGCCGCCGTCGTCGCGTACTGCAATGCCATGTCGTCGGCGCGGCTCGCCGCCCGCTACCCGGCGTCGGGTGGCACGTACGTCTACGGGCGGGAACGGCTCGGGCCCTTCTGGGGCTTCCTCGCGGGCTGGGGGTTCGTGGTCGGCAAGACCGCCTCGTGCGCGGCGATGGCGCTGACCGTGGGCGCGTACGTGTGGCCCGGTCAGGCGCACGCGGTGGCCGTGGCCGCGGTGGTGGCGCTCACCGCCGTGAACTACGGAGGTATCCAGAAGTCGGCTCTGGTGACGCGGCTGATCGTGGCCGTGGTCCTGGCCGTTCTGGCTGCCGTGGTGGTCTCCTCCCTGGGATCGGGCCATGCCGAGTTCGCTCGGCTGGAGCTGGGTGATGACGCCTCGGCGGGTGGAGTGCTGGAAGCCGCCGGGCTGCTGTTCTTCGCGTTCGCGGGGTACGCCCGGATCGCGACGCTCGGGGAAGAGGTCCGGGACCCGGAGCGGACGATCCCGCGGGCGGTCCCGCTGGCGCTGGGCATCGCGCTGGTCGTGTACGTGGGTGTGGCGGTCTCCGTTCTGTCGGTGCTGGGCGCGGACGCGCTGGGGCGGTCGGTGGCCCCCCTCACGGACGCCGTGCGGGCGGCCGGCGCGGACTGGCTGGTGCCGGTCGTGCGGGTGGGGGCGGCGGTGGCCGCGCTCGGCTCGCTGCTGGCGCTGATCCTCGGGGTTTCCCGTACGACACTGGCGATGGCGCGGGACGGTCATCTGCCGGGCACACTCGCGGCTGTTCACCCCCGCTTCCAGGTGCCGCACCACGCGGAGCTGGCGGTGGGCGCGGTGGTGGCGATCGTGGCGGCGACGGCGGATGTGCGGGGGGCGATCGGCTTCTCGTCGTTCGGTGTGCTGGTCTACTACGCGATCGCCAACGCCTCGGCGTGGACGCTCGATTCGCGCAGTCGGTGGTCGGTGCGGGTCGTGGCGGTCGTCGGACTGGCGGGGTGTCTGGTGCTGGCGTTCTCCCTTCCGGTGTCGTCGGTCCTGGCCGGTGCCGCGGTCCTGGCGGCGGGCGCGGTGCTGTACGCGGTGCGGGCGCGGGCGTAG